The genome window AGGTCGTGGGTGACCCGCAGCAGGCCCGCCTCCTGGCTGCCGAAGCGCTGCGCGAGCTGCAGCAGCGCCTTGGCGACGCGGCCAGGCACGTCGGTGAAGATCAGGTCGGCCAGCATGCCGTTGGTCCGGCGCAGCCTGCGGGCCACGACCCGAAGCAACTGCTCCGCGATCTCGGGGCGGGTGCCGATCCACTGCCGCAGCGCCGTGCGGTCCATGGTCAGCGCCCGGACCTCGGTCACGGTTGTCGCGGTCGACGTCCTCGGCCCCGGGTCGAAGATGGACAGCTCGCCGAACATGTCCGACGGCCCCATGATCGCCAGCAGGTTCTCCCTGCCGTCCGGGGACTTGCGTCCGAGCTTGACCTTGCCGGATTGGATGATGTAAAGCCGGTCGCCCGGCTCGCCCTCGGCGAAGATCACGTGTCCTCGCGGGAACTCCGAAGGTTCCAACGATTGGGTCAGTGCTTCCGCCGCGGCCGGCTCAACGCCTTGGAAGATACCGGCCCGGGCCAGAGTCTCGTCCACCTCGTCCCTCCATGTTGAGACGCGGCGGCTGTCTTGCGAACCGGACCCGCACGCGACCGGTCCGGTGTGCCGCCGATCACTACCAGTAAGTCTAAGACTGGTCGCGGGAACGGCGAGTCCGCAGCTTACCGGCGCGTCCCACCCTGCGTAGCTGGAACAGCTCCAGCGCACGTCCAATTCCCTGCCGGAACAGCGCCCTGACCTCGTCGGGCCGGGCGTTCTCCAGCAGCTCCTCCACCTCGTTCTCCTGTACCGCGACGTGGCGGAGCCGTGCCTCCACGCGCTCCATGAAGAGCGTGAAGAACATGATCACAAGCGGTACTACGATCACGAACCAGGCAGTCATGATGGTGAAATCCTCGCTCATGCCTTCGGGGCCGATGTAACCGGGGGTATGTTCTGCGCGCG of Saccharopolyspora erythraea contains these proteins:
- a CDS encoding Crp/Fnr family transcriptional regulator, giving the protein MDETLARAGIFQGVEPAAAEALTQSLEPSEFPRGHVIFAEGEPGDRLYIIQSGKVKLGRKSPDGRENLLAIMGPSDMFGELSIFDPGPRTSTATTVTEVRALTMDRTALRQWIGTRPEIAEQLLRVVARRLRRTNGMLADLIFTDVPGRVAKALLQLAQRFGSQEAGLLRVTHDLTQEEIAQYVGASRETVNKALADFAHRGWLRLEGKSVLILDPERLARRAR